In the genome of Quercus robur chromosome 3, dhQueRobu3.1, whole genome shotgun sequence, one region contains:
- the LOC126716871 gene encoding putative pentatricopeptide repeat-containing protein At1g12700, mitochondrial yields MGTATVKSTNSLVFIFNHFIVRASFPFHALTYNYSTLTLTHARTSNSSSSSLRENVESLNQNQFLESVRGQCKSGTFRNLDHALDLFDEMLHMDPLPSIVDFTGLLAAIARMKHYPVVITLFKRIGSLGIAPDLFTLNVLINSFCHLNRVDFGFSILARIFKLGYQPCQTTLNTLVKGLCLQGKINGAVRLVDEMEKKGYEPDRFTCGTIVNGLCKIGETNVAISLLRKMEKGNFVLDLTTYNTIIDSLCKDRLVTDALKLLSEMISKGIKPDLVTYNCLIQGVCNFGQWREATTLLNEMVQRKIMPDVHTFSILVDTFCKEGKLKEAKEVFDVMIQRGIEPNIVTYNSLIDGYCMQNRMYEAIKAFNMMVERGCSPDVVSYNILMNRYCKNKRIDDAMSLFHKMSNKGVTPSVVTYTTLLGGFCRVKRPQAALELFHKMQACGKRPDFQTYVVLLDGLCKNKQIAEAMELFQEMEDNNLDHNIVFHNILIDCMCNARELLTARELFDRLPTKGLQPNVSTYNVMIKGLCKEGLIDEASELFEKMDGNNCSPDDRTYNRIIQGFLKHNKPSKAVKYLQIMVDKGFSANSTTATMLVGLLSSNQVDKSIQEFFQKFV; encoded by the coding sequence ATGGGTACTGCTACTGTTAAATCAACAAACTCTCTAGTTTTTATATTCAATCATTTCATTGTTAGAGCAAGCTTTCCATTTCATGCTCTTACGTATAATTATTCTACTCTTACTCTTACTCATGCTCGAACTagtaatagtagtagtagtagtctTAGAGAAAATGTGGAAAGCCTTAATCAGAATCAGTTCTTGGAATCTGTGAGAGGTCAGTGCAAATCTGGAACCTTTAGGAATCTTGATCATGCCTTAGAcctgtttgatgaaatgcttcACATGGACCCTTTGCCTTCCATTGTCGATTTTACTGGATTGTTGGCTGCCATTGCAAGAATGAAGCATTACCCAGTAGTTATTACTCTATTTAAACGAATAGGGTCATTAGGAATTGCTCCAGATCTATTTACTTTGAATGTTTTGATCAATTCCTTCTGCCATTTAAACCGTGTAGATTTTGGGTTCTCGATCTTAGCAAGAATTTTTAAACTTGGTTATCAGCCATGCCAAACTACTCTAAACACGCTTGTTAAGGGGCTGTGTCTTCAGGGTAAAATTAATGGGGCTGTGAGGTTGGTAGATGAAATGGAGAAGAAAGGGTATGAACCTGATAGATTTACTTGTGGGACGATAGTCAACGGTTTGTGTAAGATTGGTGAGACTAATGTGGCTATTAGCTTGCTTCGGAAGATGGAAAAAGGGAATTTTGTACTTGATCTGACCACGTACAACACAATCATTGATAGTTTGTGTAAGGATAGATTGGTAACTGATGCTTTGAAACTTTTGTCTGAAATGATAAGTAAAGGCATTAAGCCAGACCTTGTCACTTACAATTGCTTAATTCAAGGTGTATGCAATTTTGGTCAGTGGAGGGAGGCTACTACTTTGTTGAATGAGATGGTGCAAAGGAAGATAATGCCAGATGTGCATACCTTTAGCATACTGGTGGACACATTTTGCAAAGAGGGGAAGCTAAAAGAGGCAAAGGAAGTTTTTGATGTGATGATTCAAAGGGGCATTGAGCCTAATATAGTCACTTATAATTCTTTGATTGATGGTTACTGTATGCAAAACAGAATGTATGAGGCAATCAAGGCATTTAATATGATGGTTGAGAGGGGTTGTTCACCAGATGTTGTTAGCTATAACATATTGATGAACAGgtattgcaaaaataaaagaattgatgATGCAATGAGTCTTTTTCATAAAATGTCCAACAAGGGAGTGACTCCTAGTGTTGTGACTTACACCACTCTTTTAGGTGGGTTTTGCCGGGTGAAGCGACCTCAAGCTGCACTAGAGCTATTCCATAAGATGCAAGCTTGTGGGAAACGTCCAGATTTTCAAACTTATGTTGTCTTGTTAGATGGCCTTTGTAAGAACAAACAAATTGCTGAGGCAATGGAATTGTTTCAAGAGATGGAAGACAACAATTTGGACCATAATATTGTGTTTCACAATATCTTAATTGATTGTATGTGCAATGCCAGAGAACTTTTGACTGCAAGAGAACTCTTTGATCGCCTTCCTACCAAAGGATTGCAACCTAATGTCTCAACATACAATGTTATGATCAAAGGGCTTTGCAAAGAGGGCCTGATAGATGAAGCAAGTGAActgtttgagaaaatggatgggAACAATTGCTCTCCTGACGATCGTACGTATAACAGAATCATCCAAGGGTTCCTAAAACATAACAAGCCATCAAAGGCAGTGAAATATCTCCAAATAATGGTGGATAAAGGTTTTTCAGCAAATTCGACCACTGCAACTATGTTAGTTGGCTTATTGTCATCTAATCAAGTAGATAAGAGCATTCaagaattttttcaaaagtttgtttGA